In Sutterella faecalis, a genomic segment contains:
- the ruvC gene encoding crossover junction endodeoxyribonuclease RuvC: MRILGIDPGLNHTGWGIVEAEGASCRRLASGVIDVPKGETAERLGTIARELTQIIARHAPTEAACERVFVNVNPQSTLLLGQARGAALCAADLAGLSVEEFTPSEIKQAVTGSGRADKLMVQEMVMRLLALDEAPRSDEADALACAICSASMHRLRALEKSGGTSRIYATARRGASGRGARAAWTSLLAKKGEKP, from the coding sequence ATCCGCATTCTCGGCATCGATCCGGGCCTCAACCATACGGGCTGGGGCATCGTTGAGGCGGAAGGCGCTTCCTGCCGCCGCCTCGCCTCCGGCGTGATCGATGTCCCGAAGGGAGAAACGGCGGAGCGCCTCGGGACCATTGCGCGCGAGCTCACTCAGATCATCGCGCGTCATGCGCCGACGGAGGCCGCCTGCGAGCGCGTCTTCGTCAATGTGAATCCGCAGAGCACGCTGCTTCTCGGTCAGGCAAGAGGCGCAGCGCTTTGCGCGGCCGACCTCGCGGGCCTCAGCGTGGAGGAATTCACGCCGAGCGAAATCAAGCAGGCCGTTACCGGATCGGGGCGCGCAGACAAGCTGATGGTTCAGGAAATGGTGATGCGTCTTCTTGCGCTCGATGAAGCGCCTCGGTCCGACGAAGCCGATGCGCTTGCCTGCGCCATCTGTTCGGCGAGCATGCATCGCCTTCGGGCGCTTGAGAAATCCGGCGGCACCAGCCGCATTTACGCCACGGCGCGCCGCGGCGCCTCCGGGCGCGGCGCTCGCGCCGCCTGGACGAGCCTTCTCGCCAAAAAAGGAGAAAAGCCATGA